In Prunus dulcis chromosome 2, ALMONDv2, whole genome shotgun sequence, a single genomic region encodes these proteins:
- the LOC117620277 gene encoding uncharacterized protein LOC117620277, protein MASLQPSWLSSLNTISSTTKPTLFPSTNLNKPHSLKPFKLSFSLNPPNAESSQPNSPNSPETTPEAEPGPTDPVKLALENAKAYKKSVQMNKKLKIEKNPVKDGDGIAGTGESGPDGAGGGKKEVPAAVKIAMEKAKEYKKSKGIVGGDINAGESDKISGLEESNGGNLGNEIVDKKGKLSVSSIDFVGLGFADKKEGRGLPAGLVPIADYFPEGNSPDVEIIVGDARNFDAVARKPEQTQGDNSDLYKPKVSSWGVFPRPNDISKTFGGGRVIQPGEVLETAEEKAAKEARTRQLVAAYKSKMGMNIDPKLRSECEKALKDGDTLMDVGELKEALIYYEQVMDKLPFKVMLL, encoded by the exons ATGGCTTCTCTTCAACCTTCATGGCTTTCTTCTCTCAACACCATCTCTTCCACAACAAAACCCACTCTTTTCCCCTCCACAAACCTTAACAAGCCCCACTCTTTAAAACCATTCAaactctccttctctctcaaCCCACCCAATGCTGAATCTTCACAACCCAACTCACCAAATTCACCAGAAACAACGCCGGAAGCCGAGCCTGGGCCAACGGACCCTGTCAAGCTCGCACTGGAGAATGCCAAGGCGTATAAGAAGTCAGTGCAAATGaacaagaaattgaaaattgagaaaaaccCAGTTAAGGATGGTGATGGGATTGCTGGAACTGGTGAGTCGGGCCCGGATGGAGCTGGCGGTGGGAAGAAGGAAGTGCCTGCTGCGGTTAAGATTGCAATGGAGAAAGCTAAAGAGTATAAGAAGAGTAAAGGCATTGTGGGTGGTGACATTAATGCTGGGGAGAGTGACAAAATTTCAG GTTTGGAGGAAAGTAATGGGGGAAACTTGGGGAATGAGATAGTAGACAAGAAGGGAAAATTGTCAGTTTCAAGTATTGATTTTGTGGGACTTGGCTTTGCGGATAAGAAGGAGGGTAGAGGACTGCCAGCTGGGTTGGTTCCAATAGCAGACTATTTCCCAGAAGGGAACTCACCTGACGTTGAGATTATAGTCGGGGATGCTAGAAATTTTGATGCGGTGGCACGGAAGCCAGAGCAGACTCAAGGAGACAACTCAGATCTGTACAAGCCAAAAGTTTCTTCATGGGGTGTATTTCCTAGACCGAATGACATTTCAAAAACG TTCGGTGGTGGAAGAGTTATACAACCTGGGGAAGTGCTGGAAACAGCTGAAGAAAAAGCTGCTAAAGAAGCACGCACAAGACAATTAGTTGCTGCTTACAAGAGTAAAATGGGCATGAACATTGATCCAAAGCTAAGATCTGAATGTGAGAAG GCACTAAAGGATGGTGACACATTGATGGATGTTGGAGAGCTTAAGGAAGCATTAATCTACTATGAGCAGGTTATGGATAAGTTACCATTTAAGGTAATGTTGCTGTAA
- the LOC117620278 gene encoding xanthoxin dehydrogenase, with protein MTEVDSVPSQRLAGKVALVTGGATGIGESIVRLFHKHGAKVCLVDVQDNLSLQVCESLGGDPTVSYFHCDVTIEDDVSRAVDFTVNKYGTLDIIVNNAGVSGSPCPDIRNADVSEFEKVFDINVKGVFLGMKHAARIMIPLKKGSIISLSSVSSALGGLGPHAYTGSKHAVLGLTKNVAAELGIHGIRVNCVSPYAVATNLALAHLPEEERTEDAWAGFRSFVGGNANLQGVELTVDDVANAVLFLASDESKYISGDNLMIDGGITCVNHSLGVFR; from the exons ATGACTGAAGTGGATTCGGTTCCAAGCCAGAG GTTAGCAGGGAAAGTGGCATTGGTGACTGGTGGAGCCACCGGTATTGGGGAAAGCATTGTGCGCCTATTCCACAAACATGGTGCAAAAGTTTGTTTAGTTGATGTGCAGGACAACCTATCCTTGCAAGTCTGCGAATCCCTCGGTGGTGACCCAACTGTTAGTTATTTCCATTGTGACGTCACAATAGAGGATGATGTCAGCCGTGCAGTTGATTTCACAGTCAATAAATATGGCACACTTGATATCATCGTCAACAACGCTGGGGTGTCAGGCTCACCTTGTCCCGACATCCGCAATGCAGACGTATCCGAGTTTGAGAAGGTATTTGATATTAATGTGAAGGGAGTCTTCCTTGGAATGAAACACGCAGCTAGGATAATGATCCCACTAAAAAAGGGCAGTATAATTTCTCTTTCCAGTGTTTCAAGTGCTTTAGGAGGCTTAGGACCACATGCATACACAGGGTCCAAGCATGCTGTATTGGGGCTCACCAAGAACGTTGCTGCCGAGCTTGGAATTCATGGGATTCGTGTTAACTGTGTTTCTCCTTATGCAGTTGCGACAAATTTGGCTTTGGCTCACTTGCCCGAGGAGGAGAGAACTGAAGATGCCTGGGCAGGTTTCCGTTCGTTTGTAGGGGGAAATGCCAACTTGCAAGGAGTAGAATTGACAGTTGATGATGTAGCTAATGCTGTGCTCTTCTTAGCAAGTGATGAGTCCAAGTATATAAGTGGGGATAATCTCATGATTGATGGGGGCATCACTTGCGTGAATCACTCACTAGGAGTATTTAGATGA